In Gulosibacter molinativorax, a single window of DNA contains:
- a CDS encoding VanZ family protein: protein MGGTVDQGVDDGSGREPRRRGASRTILWVAFGLCVAGVLAIVFLPIGWMLNRLIVWLYYAGKSLGMPGVVTLGWYEFGLNVLLFAVPVALASLLWRRVPWWVWPLLALVVSGGIEVVQLVFLPREFSLRDVVANTLGAVLGAAVVALARARGRRKVREP from the coding sequence ATGGGTGGAACCGTCGATCAAGGTGTAGACGACGGCTCCGGCCGTGAGCCGCGTCGTCGCGGGGCGTCGCGAACGATCCTGTGGGTCGCGTTCGGGCTCTGCGTCGCGGGCGTCCTCGCCATCGTGTTTCTCCCGATCGGCTGGATGCTCAACCGACTAATCGTCTGGCTGTACTACGCGGGGAAGAGCCTCGGCATGCCCGGTGTCGTGACGCTCGGGTGGTACGAGTTCGGGCTGAACGTCCTGCTGTTTGCTGTGCCGGTCGCGTTAGCGTCGCTGCTCTGGCGCCGCGTGCCCTGGTGGGTTTGGCCGCTGCTGGCGCTCGTTGTTTCTGGAGGCATTGAAGTCGTGCAGCTCGTGTTCTTGCCGCGGGAGTTCTCACTCCGGGATGTGGTTGCGAACACGTTGGGGGCGGTCTTAGGAGCGGCGGTTGTCGCTCTGGCGCGAGCCCGCGGAAGACGAAAGGTTCGTGAGCCCTGA
- a CDS encoding glycosyltransferase family 4 protein yields the protein MRLATISCWWAEEIQAGSTARIQEIRSIAKELDRIYVFSQNQVDIFAEIGIQSDRVLPVDFGVDHDFFTPAPTSTRRFQVLSVGIDRGRDYQSLVDAARLLPAVEFQIFTQAGRFSPDDLPRNVTVNSPVSLEEHRENLRSAKLVVIPTHDLAYPTGQSVLLEASACARPVLITDTEPMREYVIDGETGLFMPLHDAEGVASSISSALADEVRLNRIGKAARRSVESKFNFDSMWETIADDLRGLTTSKL from the coding sequence CGGTCAATCGCGAAGGAGTTAGATCGAATCTATGTATTCAGTCAAAACCAAGTTGACATTTTTGCGGAAATCGGGATTCAGAGCGACCGGGTCTTACCGGTCGATTTCGGCGTCGATCACGACTTCTTCACCCCCGCGCCCACTTCCACGAGGCGTTTCCAAGTGCTCTCAGTTGGTATCGACAGGGGGCGTGATTATCAATCACTAGTTGATGCAGCAAGGTTGTTACCAGCGGTTGAATTCCAAATCTTCACCCAGGCGGGGCGTTTTTCGCCAGATGATCTTCCCCGCAACGTGACCGTAAATTCACCTGTCTCACTCGAGGAACATCGGGAGAATCTTCGATCTGCGAAACTTGTCGTGATTCCCACGCACGATCTTGCCTATCCAACGGGGCAAAGCGTTTTACTCGAAGCCTCCGCCTGTGCCAGGCCAGTGCTTATTACAGATACTGAGCCGATGCGTGAATACGTAATTGATGGTGAAACCGGTCTATTTATGCCACTTCATGACGCAGAAGGGGTGGCGTCATCGATTTCATCCGCATTGGCGGACGAAGTGCGTCTCAATCGGATCGGAAAGGCTGCGCGAAGAAGTGTTGAGTCGAAGTTTAATTTCGATAGCATGTGGGAAACTATCGCCGATGACTTGCGTGGCCTGACCACATCAAAGTTGTAA
- a CDS encoding glycosyltransferase: MAGLIAQDWVEPYGGAEKVLSALIDVLPPAELACLWNDDPRWHSVLPVRESWLSRSPLRGHKAIALPLMSPTWRFELRHLQPDWVVTSSYVFAHHLSAAFPDVPRFNYVHSPARYLWAPEHDQRGDSALVKSAAPPLRALDRMAAGRTGSFAANSMFIRDRIRRAWDQDAVVIHPPVDSAQIAEVEDWAEQLTEQEHAVLESLPRDEFLLAGSRMVPYKGHAKVIEMGETLGLPVVLTGSGPEEQRLRAQAADARTKVFFLGRVTNEMLRALYQRALAFVFPPVEDFGIMPVEAMAAGCAVIANRVGGAAESVVDGETGALIDPQDALSWTAAVEIAAQVRRDATKARALEFDNEHFAAKVRAWVEPSIKV; the protein is encoded by the coding sequence ATGGCGGGACTAATCGCCCAGGACTGGGTTGAGCCCTACGGCGGTGCCGAGAAGGTGCTTTCGGCCCTCATCGACGTGCTCCCACCCGCCGAGCTCGCGTGCCTGTGGAACGACGATCCTCGCTGGCACTCTGTGCTTCCGGTTCGCGAGTCGTGGCTGAGCCGCAGCCCCCTGCGCGGGCACAAGGCGATTGCGCTGCCGCTGATGTCCCCCACCTGGCGATTCGAGCTGCGACACCTGCAGCCCGATTGGGTCGTCACGAGTTCGTACGTGTTCGCGCACCACCTGAGCGCAGCCTTCCCCGACGTTCCCCGGTTCAACTACGTGCACTCCCCCGCGCGGTACCTCTGGGCGCCTGAGCACGACCAGCGCGGCGATAGCGCGCTCGTGAAGTCGGCGGCGCCCCCGCTGCGTGCGCTCGACCGGATGGCCGCCGGCCGCACCGGCTCCTTCGCCGCGAATAGTATGTTCATTCGCGACCGCATCCGCCGCGCCTGGGATCAGGATGCCGTGGTGATCCATCCCCCGGTTGACTCGGCACAGATCGCCGAAGTCGAGGACTGGGCCGAGCAGCTCACCGAACAAGAGCACGCGGTGCTCGAGTCGCTTCCCCGCGACGAGTTCCTGCTCGCGGGCTCGCGCATGGTGCCGTACAAGGGCCACGCGAAGGTAATCGAGATGGGCGAGACGCTCGGCCTGCCAGTGGTGCTCACAGGCAGCGGCCCCGAGGAGCAGCGGCTTCGCGCGCAGGCGGCGGATGCGCGTACCAAGGTCTTCTTCCTCGGTCGCGTCACGAACGAGATGCTTCGGGCGCTGTACCAGCGTGCGCTGGCCTTCGTGTTCCCGCCCGTCGAGGACTTCGGCATCATGCCGGTCGAGGCGATGGCCGCAGGATGCGCCGTGATCGCGAACCGCGTGGGCGGCGCCGCCGAGTCGGTCGTTGACGGCGAGACCGGCGCGCTGATCGACCCACAGGATGCGCTGAGTTGGACCGCAGCGGTCGAGATCGCGGCGCAAGTGCGCCGGGATGCGACGAAGGCTCGCGCGCTCGAGTTCGACAACGAGCACTTCGCGGCGAAGGTGCGCGCATGGGTGGAACCGTCGATCAAGGTGTAG